Proteins co-encoded in one Flavobacterium fluviale genomic window:
- the ilvB gene encoding biosynthetic-type acetolactate synthase large subunit, protein MKISGAEAVIRCLLAEGVDLVYGYPGGAIMPVYDELYKFQDQLHHVLVRHEQGATHAAQGYARATGKVGVAIATSGPGATNLVTGIADAQIDSTPLVCITGQVGRHLLGSDAFQETDIIGISTPVTKWNFQVTEASQIPEIIAKAFYIARSGRPGPVLIDITKNAQFDEFDFSYEKCTGIRSYVPVPKLKLDKVAEAAALINSAQKPLIVFGQGIILGQAEAEFKAFVEKSGIPAAWTILGLSALPTDHPLNVGMLGMHGNYAPNLLTNECDVLIALGMRFDDRVTGNLKTYAKQAKVIHFEIDPAEVDKNVKTEVAVLGDVKESLAALLPLIDAKSHDLWFNQFRELRNIEFESVIKEELNPTNGKGISMGETIEMINKHSNGDAIIVSDVGQHQMFACRYAKFNSTKSNITSGGLGTMGFALPAAIGAKMGKPEREVVAIIGDGGFQMTIQELGTIFQTKVPVKIVILNNEFLGMVRQWQELFFDNRYASTKMINPNFIAIAEGYYIKSKKVTQREDLDAAVAEMLASKDSYFLEVMVEKENNVFPMIPTGACVSEIRLS, encoded by the coding sequence ATGAAAATATCAGGGGCAGAAGCCGTTATAAGATGTTTATTAGCAGAAGGTGTAGACTTGGTTTATGGTTATCCGGGAGGAGCAATCATGCCGGTTTATGATGAATTATATAAATTTCAAGATCAGTTACACCATGTATTAGTACGCCACGAACAAGGCGCAACACATGCGGCTCAAGGGTATGCAAGAGCTACAGGAAAAGTAGGAGTGGCAATCGCAACATCAGGACCAGGTGCAACAAACCTTGTAACAGGAATTGCAGATGCTCAAATCGATTCAACTCCGTTAGTTTGTATTACAGGACAAGTTGGAAGACATTTATTAGGATCCGATGCTTTTCAGGAAACAGATATTATCGGAATTTCAACTCCGGTTACAAAATGGAATTTTCAGGTAACTGAAGCTTCTCAAATTCCAGAAATTATTGCAAAAGCATTTTATATTGCTCGTTCTGGACGTCCAGGACCTGTATTAATTGATATTACTAAAAATGCTCAATTTGATGAGTTTGATTTTAGTTATGAAAAATGTACTGGAATAAGAAGTTATGTTCCCGTTCCGAAATTAAAATTAGATAAAGTTGCCGAAGCTGCAGCTTTAATTAATAGTGCGCAAAAACCACTTATTGTTTTTGGTCAGGGAATTATTTTAGGTCAAGCCGAAGCTGAATTTAAAGCTTTTGTAGAAAAATCTGGAATTCCTGCAGCTTGGACAATTTTAGGATTATCGGCATTGCCAACAGATCATCCTTTGAATGTGGGAATGCTGGGAATGCACGGGAATTACGCACCAAATTTGCTTACAAACGAATGTGACGTTTTAATTGCATTAGGAATGCGTTTTGATGACCGTGTTACTGGAAATTTAAAAACGTACGCTAAACAAGCAAAAGTAATTCACTTTGAAATTGATCCAGCAGAGGTTGATAAAAATGTAAAAACAGAAGTTGCAGTTTTAGGAGATGTAAAAGAATCTTTAGCAGCTTTACTTCCTTTAATTGATGCAAAATCTCACGACTTGTGGTTCAACCAATTTAGAGAATTAAGAAATATTGAATTTGAATCTGTAATTAAAGAAGAATTAAATCCAACGAATGGCAAAGGAATTTCAATGGGAGAAACTATTGAAATGATCAATAAACATTCAAATGGAGATGCAATTATCGTTTCAGATGTTGGTCAGCACCAGATGTTTGCTTGCCGTTATGCCAAATTTAATTCGACTAAAAGTAATATTACTTCAGGAGGTTTAGGAACTATGGGATTTGCTCTGCCTGCTGCGATTGGGGCAAAAATGGGAAAACCAGAACGTGAAGTAGTTGCGATTATTGGTGATGGAGGCTTCCAGATGACAATTCAAGAGCTTGGAACAATTTTTCAAACCAAAGTTCCTGTGAAAATTGTGATTTTAAACAATGAATTCTTAGGAATGGTACGTCAATGGCAGGAATTGTTCTTTGATAACAGATATGCTTCAACAAAAATGATTAATCCAAATTTCATTGCAATTGCCGAAGGATATTATATCAAATCTAAAAAAGTTACGCAAAGAGAAGATTTAGATGCAGCGGTCGCTGAGATGCTGGCCTCAAAAGATTCTTACTTCTTGGAAGTTATGGTGGAAAAAGAAAATAACGTTTTTCCTATGATTCCAACAGGAGCTTGTGTTTCAGAAATTAGATTAAGTTAA
- the leuB gene encoding 3-isopropylmalate dehydrogenase — translation MNLKIAVLPGDGIGPEVILQAKKALYAIAEVYNHEFVFEDALMGAVAIDKTGSPLPEQTLNLCLNTDAVLLGAIGDPKYDNNPNAKVRPEQGLLKLRKELGLFANIRPIKPYKALIEASPLKREIIEGADFTIFRELTGGAYFGAKTLNEEGTHASDLCEYSEEEITRIAHLAFKSAQKRRKKLTMVDKANVLETSRLWRKVVQKVSENYPDVKLDFLFVDNAAMQLILNPKQFDVILTENLFGDILSDEASVITGSIGLLPSVSLGEKNALFEPIHGSYPQAKGKNIANPIASILAAALLLEHFGLTKEAHVVYKAVEKAIEYKVVTVDLKPDSKFGTNEVGEFISNFIFSKDDLLYFNNDNVSIGQSTIV, via the coding sequence ATGAATTTGAAAATTGCAGTTTTGCCAGGAGATGGAATTGGACCTGAGGTTATTTTACAAGCCAAAAAAGCATTGTATGCTATTGCTGAAGTTTATAATCATGAATTTGTTTTTGAAGATGCGCTCATGGGAGCAGTTGCAATTGATAAAACAGGAAGCCCTTTGCCGGAACAAACACTAAATCTATGTTTAAATACAGATGCAGTTTTGCTTGGTGCAATCGGAGATCCTAAATATGATAATAATCCGAATGCAAAAGTTCGACCTGAACAAGGTTTATTGAAACTTCGTAAAGAATTAGGTTTGTTTGCGAATATTCGTCCGATAAAACCTTACAAAGCGTTAATTGAAGCTTCTCCTTTAAAGAGAGAAATTATTGAAGGAGCTGATTTTACAATTTTCAGAGAATTAACAGGCGGTGCTTATTTCGGAGCTAAAACACTCAATGAAGAAGGAACGCATGCCTCAGATTTATGTGAATATTCAGAAGAAGAAATCACCAGAATTGCACATTTAGCTTTTAAATCGGCACAAAAACGACGCAAAAAGTTAACAATGGTAGACAAAGCTAATGTTTTGGAAACTTCAAGATTGTGGAGAAAAGTAGTTCAGAAAGTGAGCGAAAATTATCCAGATGTTAAGCTTGACTTTTTATTTGTTGACAATGCGGCAATGCAGTTGATTTTAAATCCGAAACAATTTGATGTGATTTTGACTGAGAACTTATTCGGAGATATTTTATCTGATGAAGCCAGCGTAATTACAGGTTCTATTGGTTTACTGCCATCGGTATCTTTAGGAGAAAAAAATGCTTTGTTTGAACCTATTCATGGATCATATCCGCAGGCAAAAGGAAAAAACATTGCCAATCCGATTGCTTCGATTTTAGCCGCAGCGCTTTTGTTAGAGCATTTTGGATTAACTAAAGAAGCCCATGTAGTTTATAAAGCGGTGGAAAAAGCAATTGAATATAAAGTAGTTACAGTTGATTTAAAACCAGATTCAAAATTCGGAACAAATGAAGTAGGGGAGTTCATTTCTAATTTTATTTTCAGTAAAGATGATTTACTGTATTTTAATAATGACAATGTTAGTATTGGACAATCGACGATTGTTTAA
- the ilvC gene encoding ketol-acid reductoisomerase, which yields MANYFNTLPLRLQLEQLGVCEFMEQSEFADGIAALAGKKVVIVGCGAQGLNQGLNMRDSGLDISYALRADAIAEKRASYKNATENGFTVGTYEELIPTADLVCNLTPDKQHTAVVNAIMPLMKKDSTLAYSHGFNIVEEGMQIREDITVIMCAPKCPGSEVREEYKRGFGVPTLIAVHPENDPNGLGLDQAKAYAVATGGHRAGVLRSSFVAEVKSDLMGEQTILCGLLQTGSILCFDKMVEKGIDAAYASKLIQYGWETITEALKHGGITNMMDRLSNPAKIEAYELAEELKDIMRPLFQKHQDDIISGEFSRTMMADWANDDVNLLKWRAATGETNFEKTAPQEAPIAEQEYFDNGVLMIAMVKAGVELAFETMTEAGIIEESAYYESLHELPLIANTIARKKLFEMNRVISDTAEYGCYLFDHACKPLLTEFMKKVETNIIGKPFSTSNAVDNAVLIAVNKEIRQHPIEEVGAWLRESMTAMKKIG from the coding sequence ATGGCAAATTATTTCAATACATTACCACTGAGATTACAATTAGAACAATTAGGAGTTTGTGAATTTATGGAGCAGTCTGAGTTTGCAGACGGGATTGCAGCATTAGCAGGGAAAAAAGTTGTAATTGTAGGCTGTGGAGCACAAGGTTTGAATCAAGGATTAAATATGAGAGATTCTGGCTTAGATATTTCTTATGCATTACGTGCAGATGCAATAGCTGAAAAAAGAGCTTCTTATAAAAATGCAACTGAAAACGGTTTCACTGTAGGAACTTATGAAGAATTGATTCCAACTGCAGATTTAGTTTGTAACCTTACACCAGACAAACAACATACAGCGGTGGTAAATGCTATTATGCCATTAATGAAAAAAGACTCTACATTGGCTTATTCTCACGGATTCAATATTGTAGAAGAAGGAATGCAGATTCGTGAAGATATCACTGTAATTATGTGTGCTCCAAAATGTCCTGGTTCTGAAGTTCGTGAAGAATACAAAAGAGGTTTTGGTGTTCCAACACTTATCGCAGTTCACCCAGAAAACGATCCAAACGGTCTTGGTTTAGATCAGGCAAAAGCTTACGCTGTAGCAACTGGAGGACACAGAGCTGGAGTTTTAAGATCATCATTCGTTGCTGAAGTAAAATCAGATTTAATGGGTGAGCAGACAATTCTTTGCGGTTTATTGCAAACTGGATCTATTTTATGTTTTGATAAAATGGTTGAAAAAGGAATCGATGCTGCATATGCTTCTAAATTAATTCAATACGGATGGGAAACTATCACCGAAGCTTTGAAGCACGGTGGTATTACAAATATGATGGATCGTTTGTCAAATCCTGCAAAAATTGAAGCATATGAATTGGCTGAAGAATTAAAAGACATTATGCGTCCATTATTCCAAAAGCACCAAGACGATATTATTTCTGGAGAATTCTCAAGAACTATGATGGCTGACTGGGCTAATGATGATGTGAACTTATTAAAATGGAGAGCAGCAACGGGAGAAACTAACTTCGAAAAAACAGCGCCGCAAGAAGCTCCAATTGCTGAGCAGGAATATTTTGATAATGGAGTATTAATGATTGCAATGGTAAAAGCTGGTGTTGAATTAGCTTTTGAAACTATGACTGAAGCAGGAATCATCGAAGAATCTGCTTATTATGAGTCATTACACGAATTACCATTAATTGCAAACACTATCGCAAGAAAGAAATTATTCGAAATGAACCGTGTAATTTCTGATACTGCAGAATACGGTTGTTATTTATTTGATCATGCATGTAAGCCTTTATTGACTGAATTCATGAAAAAAGTGGAAACTAATATTATAGGTAAGCCATTTTCAACTTCAAATGCAGTAGACAACGCAGTACTAATCGCTGTAAATAAAGAAATCCGCCAGCACCCGATCGAAGAAGTAGGAGCATGGTTGAGAGAGTCTATGACAGCAATGAAAAAAATTGGATAA
- the ilvD gene encoding dihydroxy-acid dehydratase — MELNKYSKTITQDQTQPAAQAMLYGIGLTEEDLKKAQVGIVSMGYDGNTCNMHLNDLAKDVKKGVWDADLVGLIFNTIGVSDGISNGTEGMRYSLVSRDVIADSIETVVGAQWYDGVIAIPGCDKNMPGALIAMGRLNRPAMMVYGGSIHSGKWKGESLNIVSAFEALGKKVKNEITPEDFKGVIQNACPGAGACGGMYTANTMSSAIEALGMSLPYSSSNPALSQEKRDECVAAGAAIKILLEKDIKPRDIMTRKAFENAITIVAVLGGSTNAVMHLIAMAHSVDIKITLDDFQAINDRTPVLADMKPSGKYMMEDIHEVGGIPAVMKYLLKAGLIHGDCLTVTGKTVAENLASTPDLQDGQQVIHEIQKALKPTGNIQVLYGNLASEGAVAKISGKEGEYFEGPAVVFEGEFEVIPGLQAGKIKPGNVVVIRYCGPKGGPGMPEMLKPTSAIIGAGLGSSCALITDGRFSGGSHGFVVGHVTPEAYDGGGIALVKDGDLIAIDAVKNTIDLKISDEEFAARKAAWVQPPLKVTKGVLLKYARSVSSASTGCVTDN, encoded by the coding sequence ATGGAATTAAATAAGTACAGCAAGACCATCACTCAAGATCAAACACAGCCTGCGGCGCAAGCAATGTTGTACGGAATTGGTTTAACTGAAGAAGATTTAAAAAAAGCACAAGTTGGAATTGTGAGCATGGGTTACGATGGTAACACTTGTAATATGCACTTGAACGATTTAGCAAAAGATGTTAAAAAAGGTGTTTGGGATGCAGATCTTGTCGGACTTATTTTTAATACCATTGGTGTCAGTGACGGAATTTCTAACGGAACGGAAGGAATGCGTTATTCATTGGTTTCTCGTGATGTAATTGCAGATTCTATAGAAACAGTTGTTGGAGCGCAATGGTACGATGGTGTAATTGCAATTCCAGGCTGTGATAAAAATATGCCGGGAGCTTTAATCGCAATGGGACGTTTAAACCGTCCAGCAATGATGGTTTACGGAGGATCTATTCACTCAGGAAAATGGAAAGGTGAATCTCTTAATATTGTATCAGCTTTTGAAGCTTTAGGTAAAAAAGTTAAAAACGAAATTACTCCAGAAGATTTCAAAGGAGTTATTCAAAATGCTTGTCCAGGTGCTGGTGCGTGCGGAGGGATGTATACAGCAAACACAATGTCTTCGGCAATTGAAGCATTAGGAATGAGCTTACCATACAGTTCATCAAACCCTGCTTTAAGTCAGGAAAAAAGAGACGAATGTGTTGCTGCAGGAGCTGCAATCAAAATTTTATTAGAAAAAGATATTAAGCCAAGGGATATTATGACCCGTAAGGCTTTTGAAAACGCTATTACAATTGTAGCGGTTTTAGGAGGTTCTACAAATGCAGTTATGCACTTAATTGCAATGGCTCACTCTGTTGATATCAAAATTACTTTGGATGATTTTCAAGCAATTAATGACAGAACGCCAGTTCTTGCTGATATGAAGCCAAGTGGTAAATACATGATGGAAGATATTCATGAAGTGGGAGGAATTCCAGCAGTAATGAAATATTTATTGAAAGCAGGACTTATTCACGGAGATTGTTTAACCGTAACAGGAAAAACAGTTGCCGAAAATTTAGCTTCTACTCCAGATTTACAAGACGGACAACAAGTAATTCATGAAATTCAAAAAGCGTTAAAACCAACTGGAAATATTCAGGTTTTATATGGAAATCTTGCTTCTGAAGGTGCTGTAGCAAAAATCAGCGGAAAAGAAGGAGAATATTTTGAAGGTCCAGCTGTAGTATTTGAAGGTGAATTTGAAGTAATTCCAGGTCTTCAAGCCGGAAAAATTAAACCAGGTAATGTAGTCGTCATCAGGTATTGCGGGCCAAAAGGTGGTCCAGGGATGCCTGAAATGCTGAAACCTACATCTGCTATTATTGGTGCTGGATTAGGAAGCAGCTGTGCTCTTATTACAGACGGAAGGTTCTCTGGAGGTTCGCATGGATTCGTGGTAGGACACGTTACACCAGAAGCTTATGATGGTGGTGGTATTGCTCTAGTAAAAGATGGCGATTTAATTGCGATCGATGCCGTGAAAAATACTATTGACCTGAAAATTTCCGACGAAGAATTTGCAGCTAGAAAAGCGGCTTGGGTACAGCCGCCGTTAAAAGTTACAAAAGGAGTTTTACTTAAATACGCAAGATCGGTCTCTAGTGCATCAACAGGCTGTGTTACCGATAATTAA
- a CDS encoding 2-isopropylmalate synthase: protein MNREKVQIFDTTLRDGEQVPGCKLDTKQKLVIAERLDKMGVDIIEAGFPVSSPGDFLSVSEICKIVENATVCGLTRAVKNDIDVAAAALKHAKKPRIHTGIGTSQSHILHKLNTTPEDIIARAKYAVAHAKSYVEDVEFYAEDAGRTDNAFLAKVCEEVIKSGATVLNIPDTTGYCLPEEYGAKIKYLKENVKGIENVILSCHCHNDLGMATANSIAGAINGARQIECTINGIGERAGNTALEEVVMIFKQHPYLNLDTNINTRELNEMSRLVSESMGMIVQPNKAIVGANAFAHSSGIHQDGVIKNRATYEIMDPLDVGVNESSIILTARSGRAALAYRAKKVGYELTKTQLDTVYVEFLKFADIKKEVLDADIHQIIEASKIEGELIRS from the coding sequence ATGAATAGAGAGAAAGTTCAAATTTTTGACACCACTTTGCGAGATGGTGAACAAGTTCCAGGATGTAAGTTAGATACTAAACAAAAATTAGTTATCGCAGAAAGACTTGACAAAATGGGAGTTGATATCATCGAAGCAGGCTTTCCTGTATCAAGTCCAGGCGATTTTTTATCCGTCTCTGAGATTTGTAAAATTGTAGAAAATGCAACTGTCTGCGGACTAACAAGAGCTGTAAAAAACGACATTGATGTTGCGGCAGCTGCTTTGAAGCACGCTAAGAAACCAAGAATCCATACTGGAATCGGAACTTCACAATCTCACATACTCCACAAATTAAATACTACGCCAGAAGATATTATTGCAAGAGCAAAATATGCTGTAGCACACGCAAAATCGTATGTAGAAGATGTTGAATTCTACGCAGAAGATGCAGGTAGAACAGACAACGCTTTCTTGGCTAAAGTTTGTGAGGAAGTTATTAAATCTGGAGCAACAGTACTGAATATTCCTGATACTACTGGATATTGTCTTCCAGAAGAATACGGAGCAAAAATTAAATACTTAAAGGAAAACGTAAAAGGAATCGAAAACGTAATCCTTTCATGTCACTGTCATAATGATTTAGGAATGGCAACTGCAAACTCAATTGCAGGGGCTATAAATGGAGCAAGACAAATAGAATGTACTATTAATGGTATTGGTGAAAGAGCTGGAAATACTGCACTTGAAGAAGTGGTAATGATTTTCAAACAACACCCGTATTTAAATTTAGATACAAACATTAATACTAGAGAATTAAACGAAATGAGCCGTTTGGTTTCTGAAAGTATGGGAATGATTGTACAGCCAAATAAAGCGATTGTAGGAGCAAATGCTTTTGCACACAGTTCTGGTATTCACCAAGATGGTGTAATTAAAAACAGAGCAACTTACGAGATCATGGATCCGCTTGATGTTGGTGTAAACGAATCTTCGATTATTTTAACTGCAAGAAGCGGAAGAGCTGCTTTGGCTTATAGAGCTAAAAAAGTGGGTTACGAGCTTACAAAAACACAATTAGACACTGTTTATGTTGAGTTTTTGAAATTTGCTGATATCAAAAAAGAAGTTTTAGATGCTGATATTCATCAAATCATCGAGGCTTCTAAAATTGAAGGTGAATTAATTAGAAGCTAG
- a CDS encoding 3'-5' exonuclease has translation MLDWLKNINKDYPEFWKDYLTKFETKPNKFVVLSTETSGLNPDKDVILSLGAFSVIDNSIVIKESFETVLLQYKYLQDNGLSNEFIIESKMMKMPEPDALEALVNFIGNSVLVGHHINFDVEMLNAALERLDCGRLKNEALDVDVMYRKLTDINDKQFSLDDLCEIYKIPKSDRNSSSEDAYRIGLLFLKLKSRLGIK, from the coding sequence ATGCTAGACTGGCTGAAAAATATTAATAAAGATTATCCAGAATTCTGGAAAGATTATTTAACTAAATTCGAAACTAAACCTAATAAATTTGTTGTTTTATCAACAGAAACATCAGGGTTAAATCCGGATAAGGATGTAATATTGTCTCTTGGTGCATTCTCAGTTATTGATAATAGTATTGTTATTAAAGAAAGTTTTGAAACTGTTTTGCTTCAATACAAATATCTTCAGGATAATGGTCTTTCAAATGAATTTATCATTGAAAGCAAAATGATGAAAATGCCTGAACCAGATGCACTTGAAGCTCTGGTGAATTTTATCGGGAATTCAGTTTTGGTTGGACACCATATTAATTTTGATGTTGAAATGCTTAATGCTGCTTTGGAGCGTCTTGATTGCGGCCGATTAAAAAATGAGGCTCTTGATGTTGACGTGATGTACAGAAAACTTACTGATATAAATGACAAACAGTTTTCGCTTGATGATTTATGCGAAATTTATAAAATTCCAAAAAGTGATCGAAATTCTTCTTCTGAAGATGCTTACAGAATCGGTCTATTATTTTTGAAGTTGAAATCTCGTTTAGGAATTAAATAA
- the ilvN gene encoding acetolactate synthase small subunit, giving the protein MEDKTFTISVYSENNVGLLNRISGIFLKRHINILSLNVSESEIENVSRFIIVVNTTEKWVQNIVGQIEKQIEVIKAFYHTDEETIYLENALFKIASNLLFDEKQIQNIIKDSQSTIVTVSRDFFVISKSGRRSEIEELYEKFKPYGIMQFVRSGRISVSKEKMEISSLLESYK; this is encoded by the coding sequence ATGGAAGATAAAACATTTACCATATCGGTATACTCAGAAAATAACGTGGGTTTATTAAATAGAATATCTGGAATATTCTTAAAGCGTCACATTAATATATTAAGTCTAAATGTTTCTGAATCAGAAATAGAGAATGTTTCGAGATTTATCATTGTAGTAAACACTACAGAAAAATGGGTTCAGAATATTGTTGGACAAATCGAAAAACAAATTGAAGTTATAAAAGCATTCTATCACACAGATGAAGAGACAATTTATCTTGAGAATGCACTGTTCAAAATCGCTTCAAATTTATTGTTTGATGAAAAACAAATTCAAAATATAATCAAAGACAGCCAGTCTACGATTGTTACAGTTTCAAGAGATTTCTTTGTGATTTCAAAATCAGGAAGACGTTCAGAAATTGAAGAATTGTACGAAAAATTCAAACCGTACGGAATTATGCAGTTTGTACGTTCAGGAAGAATTTCGGTTTCTAAAGAAAAAATGGAAATCTCTTCATTATTAGAATCTTATAAATAA
- the acs gene encoding acetate--CoA ligase produces the protein MSYYKIENLEQYFKHYNKSIREPRKFWGKIAEENFTWYQQWEKVVDFNMAEAEVKWFTDAKVNITKNCIDRHLSKRGEKTAIIFEPNDPSEDALHITYNELYETVSKMANVLREQGVRKGDRVCIYLPMIPELAVSVLACARIGAIHSVVFAGFSASAVSARINDCESKMVITSDGGYRGNKTIDLKGIVDEALETCPSVERVLVAKRTKTDVKMKEGRDIWLEPLLEAALDNSVAEIMDAEDPLFILYTSGSTGKPKGMVHTTAGYMVYTAYTFKNVFSHEENDIFWCTADIGWITGHSYILYGPLLNGGTTVIFEGVPSYPDFSRFWEIIEKHKITQFYTAPTAIRSLAKESLDYIQKYPLKSLKVIGSVGEPINEEAWHWFNDHVGDKRCPVVDTWWQTETGGIMISPIAFVTPTKPTYATLPLPGIQPVLMDEKRNEIEGNQVVGSLCIKFPWPGIARTIWNNHERYKETYFSSFPGKYFTGDGALRDEVGYYRITGRVDDVVIVSGHNLGTAPIEDAINEHPAVAESAIVGVPHDIKGNALYGYVILKETGEVRNKENLSKEINQYIADHIGPIAKLDKIQFVSGLPKTRSGKIMRRILRKIAEGDFSNFGDTSTLLNPEVVEQIMKERIS, from the coding sequence ATGAGCTATTACAAAATTGAAAATTTAGAACAATATTTCAAACATTACAATAAGTCAATAAGGGAGCCAAGAAAATTTTGGGGAAAAATAGCTGAGGAGAATTTCACATGGTACCAACAATGGGAAAAAGTAGTTGATTTTAATATGGCTGAAGCTGAAGTAAAATGGTTTACAGATGCTAAAGTTAACATTACAAAGAATTGCATTGATAGACATTTAAGCAAAAGAGGAGAGAAGACGGCGATTATTTTTGAACCGAACGATCCTTCTGAAGATGCATTACATATAACGTATAACGAATTATACGAGACAGTTTCAAAAATGGCAAACGTTCTGCGTGAACAAGGTGTTCGCAAAGGAGATAGAGTTTGCATTTATTTACCAATGATTCCAGAATTAGCCGTTTCTGTATTAGCTTGTGCTAGAATTGGAGCTATACATTCTGTTGTTTTTGCTGGATTTTCTGCTTCTGCAGTTTCAGCAAGAATTAATGACTGTGAATCTAAAATGGTTATTACATCTGATGGTGGTTACAGAGGCAACAAAACAATTGACTTAAAAGGAATTGTTGATGAAGCTTTAGAAACATGCCCATCTGTAGAAAGAGTTTTAGTAGCAAAAAGAACTAAAACTGATGTAAAAATGAAAGAAGGCCGTGATATTTGGTTAGAGCCCTTATTAGAAGCAGCTTTAGACAATAGCGTTGCCGAAATTATGGATGCCGAAGATCCTTTATTTATTTTATATACTTCAGGATCAACTGGTAAACCAAAAGGTATGGTTCATACTACTGCAGGTTACATGGTTTATACAGCGTATACTTTTAAAAATGTTTTCAGCCACGAAGAAAATGATATTTTCTGGTGTACTGCAGATATCGGATGGATTACAGGACATTCTTATATTCTATACGGACCTTTGTTGAATGGCGGAACAACAGTTATTTTTGAAGGTGTACCTTCGTATCCAGATTTCAGCCGTTTTTGGGAAATTATCGAAAAACATAAAATTACACAATTTTATACAGCACCAACAGCTATTCGTTCGCTTGCAAAAGAAAGCTTAGATTATATTCAAAAATATCCTTTAAAATCTCTTAAAGTTATTGGTTCTGTTGGAGAGCCAATTAACGAAGAAGCTTGGCACTGGTTTAATGACCACGTTGGAGATAAGAGATGTCCGGTTGTAGATACATGGTGGCAGACAGAAACTGGTGGAATCATGATTTCTCCAATCGCTTTTGTTACACCAACTAAACCAACTTATGCTACTTTGCCATTACCAGGAATTCAGCCGGTTTTAATGGATGAAAAACGTAATGAAATTGAAGGAAACCAAGTTGTAGGAAGTTTATGTATTAAATTTCCTTGGCCGGGAATTGCCAGAACAATCTGGAACAATCACGAACGTTACAAAGAAACTTATTTCTCTTCTTTCCCTGGAAAATATTTTACAGGAGACGGAGCATTAAGAGACGAAGTTGGATATTACAGAATTACCGGTAGAGTAGATGATGTCGTAATTGTTTCTGGTCATAATTTAGGTACAGCGCCAATTGAGGATGCAATCAACGAACATCCTGCAGTTGCAGAGTCTGCTATTGTTGGAGTTCCTCATGACATCAAAGGAAATGCTTTGTATGGTTATGTTATTTTAAAAGAAACGGGAGAAGTTCGTAATAAAGAGAATTTGTCTAAAGAGATCAATCAATATATTGCAGACCACATTGGGCCAATTGCCAAATTAGACAAAATTCAGTTTGTTTCTGGATTACCAAAAACACGCTCTGGAAAAATTATGCGTAGAATTTTACGTAAAATAGCTGAAGGAGATTTTTCTAATTTTGGAGATACTTCAACTTTATTAAATCCAGAAGTTGTAGAACAAATTATGAAAGAAAGAATTTCTTAA